One window of the Arthrobacter sp. D5-1 genome contains the following:
- a CDS encoding MotA/TolQ/ExbB proton channel family protein, with protein MTIVGLLLAFASVVAMVTLEHANLMSLLLPAPMILVFGATIAVGLAGNTLRDVVQSFKDVPKAFIGKPAKPTESIDELVRLAEKARSDGLLSLEEEANNAKDPFLQRSLQNIADGTDAEELRLLMEDEIDTKMRADHVSSKFFAALGGYAPTIGIIGTVVSLTHVLENLSSPDHLGPMIAAAFVATLWGLLSANFIWLPLSAKLKRLSELEIERMTLLMEGLLAVQNGTQPLLLAERLRAMAPAETKGKSKQAKDKADDGGKPGKLSASRAA; from the coding sequence ATGACAATCGTCGGTCTGCTGCTGGCCTTCGCATCCGTGGTGGCAATGGTCACCCTGGAACACGCCAACCTGATGTCGCTGCTCCTGCCCGCACCCATGATCCTGGTTTTCGGTGCCACCATCGCGGTGGGGTTGGCAGGCAATACGCTCCGCGATGTGGTCCAGTCCTTCAAGGACGTACCCAAGGCTTTCATTGGCAAGCCTGCCAAGCCCACTGAGAGCATTGACGAGTTGGTTCGCCTCGCCGAGAAGGCCCGCAGCGACGGCCTGCTGTCCCTCGAGGAAGAGGCCAACAACGCCAAGGACCCGTTCCTGCAGCGCTCCCTTCAAAACATCGCCGACGGCACGGACGCCGAGGAACTCCGCCTCTTGATGGAGGATGAGATCGACACCAAAATGCGTGCCGACCACGTGTCCTCCAAGTTCTTCGCAGCACTGGGCGGGTATGCGCCCACCATCGGCATCATCGGAACCGTGGTTTCACTGACCCACGTCCTCGAAAACCTGTCTTCTCCCGACCACCTCGGCCCGATGATCGCAGCTGCCTTCGTGGCCACCCTCTGGGGCTTGCTGTCCGCGAACTTCATCTGGCTGCCGTTGAGCGCCAAGCTCAAGCGCCTGTCGGAGCTTGAAATCGAACGCATGACGCTCCTCATGGAGGGATTGCTGGCGGTGCAGAACGGCACCCAACCGCTGCTGCTGGCCGAACGGCTCCGTGCCATGGCTCCTGCCGAGACGAAGGGCAAGTCGAAGCAAGCCAAGGACAAAGCGGACGACGGCGGCAAGCCCGGCAAGCTTTCGGCGTCCAGGGCAGCATGA
- the fliP gene encoding flagellar type III secretion system pore protein FliP (The bacterial flagellar biogenesis protein FliP forms a type III secretion system (T3SS)-type pore required for flagellar assembly.) has translation MNRSADFAVPRLVSVLAVLLLTAALVWLGMAAAHATPIDPTQPTPPTSPAAPESGGNVSIDINGLDGTPSTAVVTLIGITLLSVAPALLLMMTSFTKIFVVLAMTRNALSLPAIPPNQVLAGLALFLSLFVMWPVVSDINVVAVQPYLNGGLDFNGAMAAGWSPLQHFMLAHTREEDIALMTRAADMANPANPESVPFQTLVPAFMISELRAAFIIGFVIFIPFLVIDLVVSAALMSMGMMMLPPVMISLPFKILLFVLVDGWGLVITSLIQSYSSG, from the coding sequence TTGAACCGATCCGCTGATTTTGCCGTGCCGCGGCTGGTGTCCGTGCTGGCGGTTTTGCTGCTCACGGCAGCCTTAGTGTGGCTTGGCATGGCAGCGGCACACGCGACGCCGATCGACCCCACCCAGCCCACGCCGCCCACCTCGCCGGCGGCGCCGGAATCCGGTGGAAACGTCAGCATCGATATCAATGGTCTGGACGGGACACCCTCCACGGCTGTCGTGACGCTGATCGGGATCACGCTGCTCTCGGTGGCCCCGGCGCTGCTGCTCATGATGACGTCCTTCACCAAGATCTTCGTGGTACTGGCGATGACCCGGAACGCATTGTCCTTGCCCGCGATCCCTCCGAACCAGGTCCTTGCCGGCCTCGCCCTTTTCCTCTCCCTGTTCGTCATGTGGCCGGTGGTTTCGGACATCAACGTTGTTGCCGTGCAGCCGTACCTGAATGGCGGCCTGGACTTCAACGGTGCAATGGCTGCCGGGTGGTCGCCGCTGCAGCACTTCATGCTGGCCCATACGCGTGAAGAGGACATTGCACTGATGACAAGGGCCGCGGACATGGCCAACCCGGCCAACCCCGAATCCGTCCCGTTCCAGACGTTGGTTCCGGCGTTCATGATCTCGGAACTGCGGGCCGCCTTCATCATCGGGTTCGTCATTTTCATCCCCTTCCTGGTGATCGACCTGGTGGTCTCGGCAGCACTGATGTCCATGGGCATGATGATGCTCCCGCCGGTGATGATTTCGCTGCCGTTCAAGATCCTGTTGTTTGTCCTGGTGGACGGTTGGGGACTGGTCATCACGTCCCTGATCCAGAGCTATTCGAGCGGCTGA
- a CDS encoding flagellar motor switch protein FliM: MGEQEDRAAARQRTVDVYDFRRPTTLPRQHSRVLEVAFETFARQWGTQLTAKVRLKSTATLEQLSMQSYDEYSASLPSVTSMVLCRIDGSESRLVIQFPATAALSWLSRMLGGSTDTAAPERKFTQIEHALISRMVEEVLEDLRYSLGNLLTQAVAMDGIQYNSQFAQAAAPSELMIVASFSVNVGETQCAATLAIPADVLLSGLGDVNPTVHSVDNEALVRTQLAQVPVDVAVQLTPAPVTPAQILGLAVGDVLHLPHLENRPFDVTINGTRLATAAAARHGSRAAAVIVTTEEHQR; this comes from the coding sequence GTGGGAGAACAGGAAGATCGCGCGGCGGCACGCCAGCGCACTGTGGACGTCTATGACTTCCGCCGACCCACCACCCTGCCCCGCCAACACAGCCGCGTGCTGGAAGTGGCCTTTGAAACCTTCGCGCGCCAGTGGGGGACGCAGCTCACCGCCAAAGTCCGGTTGAAGTCCACCGCCACCTTGGAACAGCTCAGCATGCAGAGCTACGACGAATACTCTGCCTCTCTTCCGTCGGTGACCTCCATGGTGTTGTGCAGGATCGACGGCAGCGAGTCCCGGCTGGTCATCCAGTTCCCCGCGACGGCTGCCTTGTCCTGGCTCAGCCGGATGCTCGGCGGGTCAACAGACACCGCGGCTCCGGAGCGGAAATTCACCCAGATCGAGCACGCACTGATTTCCCGCATGGTGGAGGAAGTGCTGGAGGATCTGCGGTATTCGCTGGGCAACCTCCTGACCCAGGCCGTGGCCATGGACGGTATCCAGTACAACTCCCAGTTCGCGCAAGCCGCTGCGCCGTCTGAACTCATGATCGTGGCCTCCTTCAGCGTCAACGTGGGCGAGACCCAATGCGCTGCCACCCTGGCCATTCCCGCAGACGTCCTGCTGTCTGGGCTCGGCGACGTGAACCCCACCGTCCACAGCGTGGATAACGAGGCCTTGGTCCGGACGCAGCTCGCCCAGGTGCCCGTGGATGTTGCCGTGCAGCTGACCCCCGCACCGGTGACGCCGGCGCAGATCCTGGGCCTCGCCGTCGGCGATGTCTTGCACCTGCCGCACCTGGAAAACCGGCCGTTCGACGTCACCATCAACGGCACCCGCCTGGCCACCGCCGCGGCTGCCCGCCACGGCTCCAGGGCCGCCGCCGTCATCGTCACAACCGAGGAGCACCAGCGATGA
- the fliQ gene encoding flagellar biosynthesis protein FliQ: MDTNAVLDICLQAMIVAAKLAAPTLVTALVVGLAISLLQSITQLQEATLSFVPKAVAVAIALVVCGHWMISEMVAFTNELFARIPGLIGGA; this comes from the coding sequence ATGGATACCAACGCAGTCCTGGACATCTGCCTCCAGGCCATGATTGTGGCAGCCAAGCTGGCTGCGCCTACCCTCGTCACCGCGCTGGTGGTCGGGCTGGCCATCTCCCTCCTGCAATCCATTACCCAACTCCAGGAAGCCACGCTGTCCTTCGTGCCCAAAGCTGTGGCAGTCGCCATCGCCTTGGTGGTGTGCGGCCACTGGATGATCTCGGAAATGGTCGCGTTCACCAACGAACTGTTCGCCCGCATCCCAGGACTGATCGGCGGAGCGTGA
- a CDS encoding flagellar FlbD family protein: MIVVTRLNGTRFAVNPDILERIHESPDTHLVTLDGAAYVVRESLVEVVELIANYRASVLRRAQDLPAVAGYPLSLVRSPEAGEEPEPNHPNGR, encoded by the coding sequence ATGATCGTTGTCACCCGCCTGAACGGCACACGCTTCGCCGTGAATCCGGACATCCTCGAACGTATCCATGAGAGTCCGGACACTCACTTGGTGACTCTCGACGGCGCCGCTTACGTTGTGCGGGAATCGCTGGTTGAGGTGGTGGAACTGATCGCGAATTATCGTGCCAGTGTGCTGCGCCGTGCCCAGGACCTTCCGGCGGTAGCGGGCTATCCGCTGAGCCTGGTCAGGTCGCCTGAGGCTGGCGAAGAGCCAGAGCCCAACCACCCCAACGGAAGGTAG
- the fliN gene encoding flagellar motor switch protein FliN yields the protein MSNILTLQAAAAERLALHLPSASTLRVAGIVPAQDAAAYASPAVTATFVGASTTDFALLLVDRSFLAAAGGSGLLGAVSAIDVLRPALEQAASAFDAGVLGELREEDAAGLLSDPGTAVFELNDGGAPFGWFAVRVRDNGAALNTARAGQDSDMAARLGLISNVEMALTVEIGRTRMSVRDALALEPGRVIELDRSAGAPADVLLNGRLIAHGEVVVVDQDYAVRITRILDGAEGTF from the coding sequence ATGAGCAACATTTTGACCCTTCAGGCGGCGGCAGCCGAGCGCCTGGCCCTGCATCTGCCGAGTGCTTCCACTCTCCGCGTTGCGGGCATCGTCCCGGCCCAGGACGCAGCAGCCTACGCTTCTCCCGCCGTGACGGCCACGTTTGTGGGTGCCTCGACCACGGACTTCGCTTTGTTGCTGGTGGACCGGTCCTTCCTGGCCGCCGCAGGCGGGTCCGGGCTGCTGGGTGCGGTCTCCGCCATCGATGTCTTGCGTCCCGCCTTGGAACAAGCCGCGTCAGCGTTCGACGCCGGTGTGCTGGGGGAGCTGCGCGAGGAAGACGCCGCCGGGCTGCTGTCCGATCCGGGAACCGCAGTATTCGAGCTCAACGACGGCGGTGCCCCCTTTGGCTGGTTCGCCGTCCGCGTGCGGGACAACGGTGCTGCGCTGAACACGGCCCGCGCCGGCCAGGACAGTGACATGGCTGCGCGTCTGGGCCTCATCAGCAATGTGGAAATGGCGCTGACCGTGGAGATCGGCCGTACACGGATGTCTGTCCGGGATGCCCTGGCACTGGAGCCCGGACGCGTCATTGAACTGGATCGTTCGGCCGGGGCGCCGGCCGATGTGCTGCTGAACGGCCGGCTCATCGCTCACGGCGAGGTAGTGGTGGTGGACCAGGACTACGCCGTCCGCATCACCCGCATCCTGGACGGGGCAGAGGGAACATTCTAG
- a CDS encoding flagellar hook-length control protein FliK → MMQAVVGGGIRAAAASPAGTRAGGGGVLGGSSNAGAFDVVMASEGVASARFDGSLPIRWLERHSAQGTPETGGLVTDASTDAGVSEESSFAHFDGSLPIRWLERHGAQGTPEMGGLVSDVLGDAALGGFVPLTGNAPMLEVEGAVDAVGGDAGMAASGRVAPSPAAAESPAALDTDTEAQPAHFDGSLPIRRFLPSNPQQAVESEGLDPDIAASAGVVVAAGGPEVAPDLASDALPLAHFDGSLPIRWLERHGPQGTPEMDELEADVAAGAGGASSAGMPAVAAVPVVAPGPAAEASQSAHFDGSLPIRRLVPSSPQQAVESDADVPGAPVPGTQDLAADTSAHFDGSLPVRWLERHGALGTPETGVAALGTPETGVAALGTAASGTAGMLAVAAVPVVAPGPAAEASQSAHFDGSLPIRRLVPSSPQQAVESDADVPGAPDPGTQDLAADTSAHFGASLPVRWLERHGAQGTPEPGAIHAMPAPLTVHPAATPTTLPPTPAGTALQPTLQQPLTPQLAAPLFSLASAAPGEHVMTLRVSPEDLGPLTVRAHIDGTGVRIELFAPGDAGREAVRHVLPELRRGLEDSGASLSLSSHNSPTDTGKDPGQGSGSATRDAEQPARRDGDRRANSTEDQPQQPRQPPPGVVPDASTTNRLDILV, encoded by the coding sequence ATGATGCAGGCGGTGGTTGGAGGTGGCATCCGTGCGGCTGCTGCCAGCCCCGCAGGCACACGTGCTGGTGGCGGCGGGGTTCTAGGCGGCTCTTCGAATGCTGGGGCCTTTGATGTGGTGATGGCTTCCGAGGGCGTAGCGTCTGCACGATTCGATGGTTCGCTGCCCATTCGATGGCTGGAACGGCATAGTGCGCAGGGAACCCCCGAAACGGGTGGGCTTGTGACGGACGCATCTACTGATGCCGGCGTCTCCGAGGAGTCGTCGTTCGCCCATTTCGATGGTTCGCTGCCCATTCGATGGTTGGAACGGCATGGTGCGCAGGGAACCCCCGAAATGGGTGGGCTTGTGTCGGATGTGCTTGGGGATGCTGCGCTGGGCGGTTTTGTGCCCCTGACTGGGAACGCCCCCATGCTTGAGGTTGAGGGCGCGGTTGACGCTGTGGGCGGTGATGCAGGGATGGCTGCGTCAGGCCGTGTGGCACCGTCTCCTGCCGCCGCCGAATCGCCAGCAGCCCTGGACACGGACACGGAAGCGCAGCCCGCCCATTTCGATGGCTCGCTGCCCATTCGACGCTTCCTACCGTCTAATCCGCAGCAAGCCGTCGAATCGGAGGGGCTTGATCCGGACATAGCAGCGAGCGCTGGCGTGGTTGTGGCTGCCGGTGGCCCTGAGGTTGCCCCGGATCTTGCCAGCGACGCATTGCCGCTCGCCCATTTCGACGGCTCGCTGCCCATTCGATGGTTGGAACGGCATGGTCCGCAGGGAACCCCCGAAATGGACGAGCTTGAGGCGGACGTAGCTGCGGGTGCCGGTGGCGCTTCGAGTGCTGGCATGCCTGCGGTTGCGGCAGTGCCTGTGGTCGCTCCGGGCCCAGCTGCCGAGGCGTCGCAGTCTGCCCATTTCGATGGCTCGCTGCCCATTCGACGGCTCGTACCCTCTAGTCCGCAGCAAGCCGTCGAATCGGATGCGGATGTTCCGGGTGCTCCCGTTCCAGGTACTCAAGACCTCGCCGCTGACACGTCCGCCCATTTCGATGGCTCGCTGCCGGTTCGATGGTTGGAAAGGCATGGTGCGCTGGGAACCCCCGAAACGGGAGTAGCTGCGCTGGGAACCCCCGAAACGGGAGTAGCTGCGCTGGGAACCGCTGCGAGTGGGACTGCTGGCATGCTTGCGGTTGCGGCAGTGCCTGTGGTCGCTCCGGGCCCAGCTGCCGAGGCGTCGCAGTCTGCCCATTTCGATGGCTCGCTGCCCATTCGACGGCTCGTACCCTCTAGTCCGCAGCAAGCCGTCGAATCGGATGCGGATGTTCCGGGTGCTCCCGATCCAGGTACTCAAGACCTCGCCGCTGACACGTCCGCCCATTTCGGGGCTTCGCTGCCGGTTCGATGGTTGGAACGGCATGGTGCGCAGGGAACCCCCGAACCGGGCGCGATCCACGCCATGCCAGCCCCGCTCACTGTCCACCCCGCGGCCACACCCACCACGCTCCCGCCAACCCCCGCCGGAACCGCGCTCCAGCCAACCCTTCAACAACCCCTCACACCCCAACTCGCAGCCCCCCTCTTTTCCCTGGCGTCGGCGGCTCCGGGGGAGCACGTGATGACGCTGCGGGTGTCCCCTGAAGACCTGGGACCCCTCACCGTCCGTGCCCACATCGACGGCACCGGCGTGCGCATCGAGCTGTTTGCCCCCGGGGATGCCGGCAGGGAAGCCGTGCGTCATGTCCTTCCGGAGCTACGGCGGGGCTTGGAAGACTCCGGCGCAAGCCTGAGCCTGTCCTCCCACAACAGCCCGACGGACACCGGAAAAGACCCCGGCCAAGGAAGCGGCAGTGCAACCCGTGACGCGGAGCAGCCAGCCCGGCGCGACGGTGACCGGCGGGCAAACAGCACCGAAGACCAACCGCAGCAACCACGGCAGCCGCCACCCGGCGTCGTGCCTGACGCCAGCACTACAAACCGCCTGGACATCCTCGTCTGA
- a CDS encoding C40 family peptidase yields MSMTDAIGRIQSIEAQLQQLAQGARVSAAAASSTASTASVADAASFASALSSAMGTSSASSSLASGLSAAGLGSLLPAAGSTTATAGTAAVGTRGGAVTGDAVVAAAKKYIGVPYVWGGTNPAVGMDCSGFVQRVFKDLGVELPRVVSDQMQKGTPVASLAEAKPGDLVVSYGGEHISIYLGNGKAIDAPVPGQTIQIRDAWEKYSNLTSIRRIVPAGGA; encoded by the coding sequence ATGAGCATGACCGACGCCATCGGGCGAATCCAGAGCATCGAGGCCCAGTTACAGCAGTTGGCCCAAGGCGCGCGTGTGTCCGCTGCTGCTGCTTCTTCGACCGCGTCGACCGCTTCGGTTGCCGACGCCGCGTCCTTCGCTTCGGCGTTGAGCAGTGCGATGGGGACTTCGTCCGCGTCCTCTTCGCTGGCGTCCGGGTTGAGTGCTGCTGGCTTGGGCTCGCTGTTGCCGGCTGCCGGAAGTACGACGGCGACCGCAGGGACGGCGGCTGTCGGCACCCGCGGCGGGGCCGTCACGGGTGACGCCGTGGTGGCCGCGGCTAAGAAGTACATTGGTGTGCCCTACGTCTGGGGTGGGACCAATCCCGCAGTGGGCATGGACTGCTCCGGATTTGTCCAACGGGTGTTCAAGGATCTTGGGGTAGAACTGCCGCGCGTGGTTAGCGACCAGATGCAGAAGGGCACGCCCGTCGCATCGCTGGCAGAGGCCAAGCCAGGAGACCTGGTGGTCAGCTACGGCGGAGAACACATCTCCATTTATCTTGGCAACGGCAAAGCCATCGACGCTCCCGTACCCGGCCAGACCATCCAGATCCGGGACGCTTGGGAGAAGTACTCCAACTTGACGTCCATCCGCCGGATCGTCCCGGCAGGGGGCGCATGA
- a CDS encoding flagellar hook protein FlgE, which produces MLRSLYSGISGLRAHQTMLDVTGNNIANVNTTGYKSSSAQFQDTLSQMTQGAAGPQQEVGGSNPAQIGLGVRVAGVSTNFGQGSSQSTGRGTDLMISGEGFFVTGKGTQQYYTRAGNFQMDAAGRLVSPDGGILQGWTATNGVVNTGGATGPITLSPDTTAPAVATTQATLGGNLPSDAAVGTSVERQVKVYDSNGAERSLTLTFSRSATGWNVAGADANGATGASTLTFANGALTSGGTMTVGGITVNMGAVTGFAQLNTLAVTSQNGAEAGELESFTLAGDGSLIGSFSNGAKEVLARVALARFTNPEGLEKAGGSTYVATANSGAAQLGGAGDGGLGSLASGSLEMSNVDLSQEFTNLIVAQRGFQANARIITTSDEVLQELSNLKR; this is translated from the coding sequence ATGCTCCGTTCGCTGTACTCCGGAATTTCCGGCCTCCGCGCCCACCAGACCATGCTGGACGTCACCGGCAACAACATCGCCAACGTGAACACCACCGGCTACAAGTCGTCGTCCGCGCAGTTCCAGGACACGCTCTCGCAGATGACCCAGGGCGCTGCCGGCCCGCAGCAGGAAGTTGGCGGCTCCAACCCGGCGCAGATCGGGCTCGGCGTCCGGGTGGCGGGCGTCAGTACCAACTTCGGCCAGGGCTCGTCGCAGAGCACCGGCCGCGGCACTGACCTGATGATTTCCGGCGAGGGCTTCTTTGTCACCGGCAAGGGGACGCAGCAGTACTACACGCGTGCCGGCAACTTCCAGATGGACGCTGCGGGCCGTTTGGTCAGTCCCGACGGCGGCATCCTCCAGGGCTGGACGGCCACCAACGGTGTCGTCAACACAGGCGGAGCCACGGGCCCCATCACCTTGTCCCCGGACACCACTGCACCGGCAGTTGCCACGACGCAGGCCACCCTCGGCGGCAACCTGCCGTCCGACGCTGCGGTAGGAACCTCCGTTGAACGCCAGGTCAAGGTGTACGACTCCAACGGAGCAGAGCGCAGCCTCACCCTGACGTTCAGCCGTTCGGCCACTGGCTGGAACGTAGCCGGCGCGGATGCCAACGGGGCTACAGGAGCATCCACGCTCACGTTCGCCAACGGTGCGCTGACGTCCGGCGGGACCATGACAGTTGGCGGGATCACCGTCAACATGGGCGCGGTCACAGGGTTTGCGCAGCTGAACACCTTGGCTGTCACCAGCCAGAACGGCGCAGAAGCCGGTGAGCTTGAGTCCTTCACCCTTGCCGGCGATGGTTCGCTGATTGGTTCCTTCAGCAACGGCGCCAAAGAAGTACTGGCCCGGGTGGCACTGGCCCGTTTCACCAACCCCGAGGGCCTCGAAAAGGCCGGCGGCTCCACCTACGTTGCCACGGCAAACTCGGGAGCGGCCCAGCTTGGCGGTGCCGGTGATGGAGGACTTGGTTCGCTGGCCTCCGGTTCGCTGGAGATGTCCAACGTGGACCTGTCCCAGGAATTCACCAACCTGATTGTGGCCCAGCGTGGTTTCCAGGCAAACGCCCGCATCATCACCACCTCCGATGAGGTCCTGCAGGAACTGAGCAACCTGAAGCGCTAA
- a CDS encoding flagellar motor protein MotB, producing the protein MRSRRRRGGQPEEHHVDERWMASYMDMVTVLMCMFIVLFAMSSVDQVKFEKLRNSLATGFGTEISQKVDTASGVVVPAELATSNGEGFSALDLAIKEADKLSALQGAMQAKLDAQGLSANVQFVVGERGLTVKLVGSQTFFQPDMPDLTPKAVQILDTIAPTVVGSGLEVMVEGHAAKGVTAFASTWELSAARSVNVLRYFVDNSGMPPGRIGAVAFGAARQVTDDSTEELMELNRRVDVVLLSASPEDVRALIPGAIEAQTKESAAAAKAAK; encoded by the coding sequence ATGAGGTCCCGCAGGAGACGCGGCGGGCAGCCTGAAGAGCACCACGTCGACGAACGCTGGATGGCCTCCTATATGGACATGGTCACCGTCTTGATGTGCATGTTCATTGTCCTGTTCGCCATGTCCTCGGTGGACCAGGTGAAGTTTGAGAAACTGCGCAACTCCCTGGCCACTGGATTCGGCACGGAAATCAGCCAGAAAGTGGACACTGCCAGCGGCGTAGTGGTGCCGGCCGAACTCGCCACGTCCAACGGCGAAGGCTTCTCGGCATTGGACCTGGCCATCAAGGAGGCCGACAAACTCTCGGCACTGCAGGGCGCCATGCAGGCTAAATTGGACGCCCAGGGCCTGTCAGCAAACGTTCAGTTCGTGGTGGGGGAGCGTGGGCTGACGGTAAAGCTGGTGGGTTCCCAAACGTTCTTCCAGCCCGACATGCCTGACCTCACCCCCAAGGCCGTCCAGATCCTGGATACCATCGCTCCCACCGTGGTGGGTTCCGGCCTGGAGGTCATGGTGGAGGGCCACGCGGCCAAAGGCGTCACGGCTTTCGCGTCCACGTGGGAGCTCTCAGCAGCACGTTCCGTGAACGTACTCCGGTATTTCGTTGACAACTCAGGCATGCCACCCGGGCGGATCGGCGCCGTTGCTTTCGGTGCTGCCCGCCAAGTGACGGACGATTCCACCGAGGAGCTCATGGAACTGAACCGGCGCGTGGACGTGGTGCTGCTCTCGGCCAGTCCGGAGGATGTCCGTGCGTTGATTCCGGGTGCCATCGAAGCGCAAACCAAGGAGTCTGCCGCCGCGGCGAAGGCGGCAAAATAG
- a CDS encoding flagellar hook capping FlgD N-terminal domain-containing protein, translated as MTIPAIAASNGVGSGEAARTPVKTMDSEVFMSLLVTQLRYQDPSAPMDTNQMMSQSVQLSMMEKMTELTTGARESFSLQMRTAAAQIIGTQVSYALADGTKGDGVASAVSFADGVPTVTVGDAKVPLDLITGMTAPSKKTETSI; from the coding sequence ATGACCATTCCCGCAATTGCGGCCAGCAACGGCGTCGGATCGGGTGAGGCTGCCCGCACTCCCGTCAAGACCATGGATTCGGAGGTTTTCATGTCCTTGCTGGTGACACAGCTGAGGTACCAGGATCCCAGTGCGCCCATGGACACCAACCAGATGATGAGCCAGTCCGTGCAGCTTTCCATGATGGAGAAGATGACTGAGCTGACGACCGGTGCCAGGGAGAGCTTCTCTCTGCAGATGCGTACCGCTGCGGCACAGATCATCGGGACCCAGGTGAGCTACGCGCTCGCCGACGGGACCAAAGGCGACGGCGTGGCCAGCGCTGTGTCTTTCGCTGATGGCGTTCCGACGGTGACGGTGGGCGACGCCAAGGTCCCGCTGGATCTGATCACCGGCATGACCGCACCAAGCAAAAAGACTGAAACCTCAATCTGA
- the fliO gene encoding flagellar biosynthetic protein FliO produces MDSFILGLRVLVALGAVLGLIWFVQKRLGKGKGRRRADAALTVVSRQVVGQKASVVVVDAGDKRFLLGVTEHAVTVLHSSDAPVVVSETVEAVEAVQEQPSASFAELFRQASGEPLPELRRRSELHLRSQPRRLPDGTRADGTRDPARTAPPMHGSILSASTWRQASDAFRGRRN; encoded by the coding sequence ATGGACTCATTCATCCTCGGGCTGCGCGTGCTCGTGGCTCTGGGCGCGGTGCTGGGGCTGATCTGGTTCGTCCAGAAGCGACTCGGCAAGGGCAAAGGCCGCCGACGCGCCGACGCTGCCCTCACGGTGGTCAGCCGACAGGTGGTGGGCCAGAAAGCCTCTGTGGTGGTGGTCGATGCCGGGGACAAGCGCTTCCTGCTCGGCGTAACCGAGCACGCGGTCACTGTGCTGCACAGCAGCGACGCGCCCGTTGTTGTTTCGGAGACTGTCGAGGCAGTAGAGGCTGTGCAGGAACAGCCATCGGCGAGCTTTGCAGAGCTTTTCCGCCAGGCCTCGGGCGAGCCGCTTCCCGAGTTGCGCCGTCGCAGCGAACTCCACCTCCGGAGCCAGCCGCGCCGCCTCCCTGACGGTACCCGCGCTGACGGCACCCGCGACCCCGCGCGCACTGCACCACCGATGCACGGCTCCATCCTGTCCGCGTCCACGTGGCGTCAAGCCTCGGATGCCTTCAGGGGACGCCGCAATTGA
- a CDS encoding flagellar FliJ family protein — protein MNRQFSLAGLLRLRQAEQKSAESGLAAANSRSASLRVRRAEAREALADSAGHAGDSASLLAIAAARASSQSMLAELDALAAVAESEAASARAEYTEAKRRAVGLEKLEVRHDAEYAASALRAEQGVLDEIASTAWHRKAGS, from the coding sequence GTGAACCGACAATTCTCCCTGGCCGGGCTCTTGCGGCTGCGACAGGCCGAGCAGAAATCCGCGGAAAGCGGACTTGCCGCGGCAAACTCGCGTTCGGCGTCGTTGCGTGTCCGCCGGGCGGAAGCCCGTGAAGCCCTGGCCGATTCCGCAGGGCATGCCGGGGACTCCGCATCCTTGCTGGCCATCGCTGCTGCCCGCGCCTCCTCGCAGAGCATGCTTGCCGAGTTGGATGCTTTGGCAGCTGTGGCCGAAAGCGAGGCTGCCTCAGCCCGGGCCGAGTACACGGAGGCGAAGCGTCGCGCCGTGGGGCTGGAGAAGCTCGAAGTCCGTCACGACGCCGAATATGCCGCGTCCGCACTCCGGGCCGAGCAGGGCGTCCTGGACGAAATCGCGTCCACGGCGTGGCACAGGAAGGCCGGCTCATGA